Proteins found in one Salvia splendens isolate huo1 chromosome 10, SspV2, whole genome shotgun sequence genomic segment:
- the LOC121752401 gene encoding uncharacterized protein LOC121752401 isoform X6: MHFLISWLKCKNMSDAGASDASIVEQLKKSLMEYGSELLKPYDCTEVLTERLDKLEHLLSGTPQKYKKLLETFLQPCKEALITRDLIGHSELDVRVSVASCISQIIRITAPDEPYGEVDMKEFFNIANSAFGRFPCMYGRAYSKAVSILHTMSFSESCLMMLDLELHDSILHMFHLFLGGIRTEHPYEVFINMEKIMTTVIHNNVDYDEFSLVLVKTLLNNLRKENQIVAPVSFKLAGNTLKNCSADLKTYLPEAVESLDAPIEDYAEVVVSLFQDATQKQITDSTDTVENVFSPGEAGLTVEVDLCNQIEGNETQNSKNDDNSNENQGMISHSLDDPDKLGKAMHMPQQKPEELPIGRKRIRRPSSLKNADEGYDPFWMLVDWRSMKSGGKKNKNTNCPAKTKMSKNLSPKLAGKNISGSISPKPSKMKKETKRYEGVSPNKTLEPTSEGVAVASEDEDQTRGSIVKSHFGKGHGSLIKVSPVKKRRETILSEDLKEDIVPDGIQSRAEKEQGSLTKASPAKKCRRKAIVSDDLKEDIISHSEKEQGSLMKVSPVKKSRRKVIVSKDLKEDIMGHSVKGQGSLTNASHVKKSRRKAIVPEGPKEDIAHSDGKQSHSGKGQGSLTKLSPVKKSRRKPHFSEDLKEDIVSLSEKGQESLKKGSPAKKRRRKTVVSVEPKDNIESSSEKGQSSLTKMSPGKKNRRKSSFSVDLKEDIATLPSQCRPMSSQAKSRSAEVCKENLKGSMPRPGKRAASETVGGEVIGCRVKVWWPLDQKFYKGKIMDFYDLNKTHKVTYDDGETEILDLTSERWELLRDINLSADEEPKIGAESADPSPKAQ; encoded by the exons ATGCATTTTCTCATCTCCTGGCTAAAATG CAAAAACATGAGTGATGCTGGTGCCTCAGATGCATCAATTGTTGAGCAGTTGAAGAAATCCCTCATGGAGTATGGGAGTGAGCTTCTTAAACCCTATGATTGTACAGAAGTGCTTACCGAAAGACTTGAT AAATTGGAGCATCTTTTATCAGGTACGCCTCAAAAGTATAAGAAACTGTTGGAGACTTTTCTTCAACCGTGTAAAGAAGCTCTAATTACCAGAGATCTCATAGGACATTCTGAATTGGATGTAAGAGTTTCAGTGGCCTCTTGTATTAGTCAGATCATAAGAATAACAGCACCTGACGAACCTTATGGGGAAGTCGATATGAAG GAGTTTTTCAATATAGCTAACAGTGCTTTTGGGAGGTTTCCTTGCATGTATGGGCGAGCATATTCAAAAGCCGTGTCCATCCTTCATACTATGTCCTTCAGCGAGTCATGTCTCATGATGCTGGACCTCGAGTTGCATGACTCCATTCTTCACATGTTTCACCTATTCCTAGGTGGAATCAG AACCGAACATCCTTATGAAGTCTTCATAAATATGGAGAAAATTATGACGACGGTCATTCATAACAACGTGGACTATGACGAGTTCTCATTGGTGCTTGTTAAGACCCTTCTTAATAATTTGAGGAAGGAGAATCAG atTGTTGCACCAGTTTCTTTCAAGCTGGCGGGGAACACATTGAAGAATTGCTCTGCTGACCTCAAAACATATCTTCCAGAAGCAGTAGAAAGTTTGGATGCTCCTATTGAGGATTATGCTGAAGTAGTTGTATCACTTTTTCAGGATGCAACCCAAAAGCAAATCACG GACTCAACAGATActgttgaaaatgtttttagtcCCGGGGAAGCGGGATTAACAGTAGAAGTTGATTTATGTAATCAAATTGAGGGCAATGAAACTCAAAATTCCAAAAATGATGACAATAGCAATGAAAATCAAGGGATGATATCTCATTCTCTTGATGATCCTGATAAATTAGGCAAAGCAATGCACATGCCACAACAGAAACCAGAAGAGTTGCCTATTGGGAGAAAGAGAATTCGTAGACCAAGTTCTCTAAAAAACGCAGATGAAGGCTATGATCCTTTCTGGATGTTGGTTGATTGGAGGTCAATGAAATCAggtggtaaaaaaaataaaaacacaaactGTCCAGCAAAAACCAAAATGTCAAAGAATTTGTCACCCAAGCTGGCAGGCAAAAATATCAGCGGCTCCATTTCTCCAAAGCCTAGTAAAATGAAGAAAGAGACTAAAAGATATGAAGGAGTTTCACCGAATAAAACGTTAGAGCCTACTAGTGAAGGAGTGGCTGTGGCGTCGGAGGATGAGGATCAGACTAGAGGCAGCATTGTTAAG AGCCACTTTGGGAAAGGGCATGGGTCTTTGATAAAGGTATCTCCTGTGAAGAAAAGAAGAGAGACTATTCTTTCTGAAGACCTAAAAGAAGACATCGTG CCTGATGGAATACAGAGCCGTGCAGAGAAAGAGCAAGGGTCTTTGACAAAGGCATCTCCCGCGAAGAAATGTAGGAGAAAGGCTATTGTTTCTGATGACCTAAAAGAAGATATCATT AGTCACTCTGAAAAAGAGCAAGGGTCTTTGATGAAGGTATCTCCTGTGAAGAAGAGTAGGAGAAAGGTTATTGTTTCTAAAGACCTAAAAGAAGATATCATG GGCCACTCTGTAAAAGGGCAGGGGTCTTTGACGAACGCATCTCATGTgaagaaaagtaggagaaaggCCATTGTTCCTGAAGGCCCAAAAGAAGATATTGCG CATTCTGATGGAAAACAGAGCCACTCTGGAAAAGGGCAAGGGTCTTTGACAAAGCTGTCTCCTGTgaagaaaagtaggagaaagcCTCATTTTTCTGAAGACCTAAAAGAAGATATTGTG AGCCTCTCTGAAAAAGGGCAAGAGTCTTTGAAGAAGGGATCTCCTGCGAAGAAACGAAGGAGAAAGACTGTTGTTTCTGTAGAGCCAAAAGACAATATCGAG AGCAGTTCTGAAAAAGGGCAATCGTCTTTGACGAAGATGTCTCCTGGGAAGAAAAATAGGAGAAAATCTAGTTTTTCAGTAGACCTAAAAGAAGATATTGCG ACATTGCCTTCTCAATGTAGACCAATGTCTTCGCAAGCTAAATCCCGATCTGCTGAAGTGTGTAAAGAAAACCTAAAAGGAAGCATGCCACGTCCAGGGAAGAG AGCTGCAAGCGAAACTGTTGGTGGAGAGGTGATCGGATGCAGGGTAAAAGTTTGGTGGCCGCTTGATCAAAA GTTTTACAAAGGCAAAATCATGGATTTTTATGACTTAAACAAAACCCACAAG GTCACTTATGATGATGGTGAAACTGAAATATTAGACCTAACAAGTGAACGCTGGGAGCTGCTACGAGACATCAATTTGTCTGCTGAT GAGGAGCCAAAGATTGGTGCAGAGTCTGCAGACCCTAGTCCTAAAGCACAATAA
- the LOC121752401 gene encoding uncharacterized protein LOC121752401 isoform X8: MHFLISWLKCKNMSDAGASDASIVEQLKKSLMEYGSELLKPYDCTEVLTERLDKLEHLLSGTPQKYKKLLETFLQPCKEALITRDLIGHSELDVRVSVASCISQIIRITAPDEPYGEVDMKEFFNIANSAFGRFPCMYGRAYSKAVSILHTMSFSESCLMMLDLELHDSILHMFHLFLGGIRTEHPYEVFINMEKIMTTVIHNNVDYDEFSLVLVKTLLNNLRKENQIVAPVSFKLAGNTLKNCSADLKTYLPEAVESLDAPIEDYAEVVVSLFQDATQKQITDSTDTVENVFSPGEAGLTVEVDLCNQIEGNETQNSKNDDNSNENQGMISHSLDDPDKLGKAMHMPQQKPEELPIGRKRIRRPSSLKNADEGYDPFWMLVDWRSMKSGGKKNKNTNCPAKTKMSKNLSPKLAGKNISGSISPKPSKMKKETKRYEGVSPNKTLEPTSEGVAVASEDEDQTRGSIVKSHFGKGHGSLIKVSPVKKRRETILSEDLKEDIVPDGIQSRAEKEQGSLTKASPAKKCRRKAIVSDDLKEDIISHSEKEQGSLMKVSPVKKSRRKVIVSKDLKEDIMGHSVKGQGSLTNASHVKKSRRKAIVPEGPKEDIASHSGKGQGSLTKLSPVKKSRRKPHFSEDLKEDIVSLSEKGQESLKKGSPAKKRRRKTVVSVEPKDNIESSSEKGQSSLTKMSPGKKNRRKSSFSVDLKEDIATLPSQCRPMSSQAKSRSAEVCKENLKGSMPRPGKRAASETVGGEVIGCRVKVWWPLDQKFYKGKIMDFYDLNKTHKVTYDDGETEILDLTSERWELLRDINLSADEEPKIGAESADPSPKAQ, encoded by the exons ATGCATTTTCTCATCTCCTGGCTAAAATG CAAAAACATGAGTGATGCTGGTGCCTCAGATGCATCAATTGTTGAGCAGTTGAAGAAATCCCTCATGGAGTATGGGAGTGAGCTTCTTAAACCCTATGATTGTACAGAAGTGCTTACCGAAAGACTTGAT AAATTGGAGCATCTTTTATCAGGTACGCCTCAAAAGTATAAGAAACTGTTGGAGACTTTTCTTCAACCGTGTAAAGAAGCTCTAATTACCAGAGATCTCATAGGACATTCTGAATTGGATGTAAGAGTTTCAGTGGCCTCTTGTATTAGTCAGATCATAAGAATAACAGCACCTGACGAACCTTATGGGGAAGTCGATATGAAG GAGTTTTTCAATATAGCTAACAGTGCTTTTGGGAGGTTTCCTTGCATGTATGGGCGAGCATATTCAAAAGCCGTGTCCATCCTTCATACTATGTCCTTCAGCGAGTCATGTCTCATGATGCTGGACCTCGAGTTGCATGACTCCATTCTTCACATGTTTCACCTATTCCTAGGTGGAATCAG AACCGAACATCCTTATGAAGTCTTCATAAATATGGAGAAAATTATGACGACGGTCATTCATAACAACGTGGACTATGACGAGTTCTCATTGGTGCTTGTTAAGACCCTTCTTAATAATTTGAGGAAGGAGAATCAG atTGTTGCACCAGTTTCTTTCAAGCTGGCGGGGAACACATTGAAGAATTGCTCTGCTGACCTCAAAACATATCTTCCAGAAGCAGTAGAAAGTTTGGATGCTCCTATTGAGGATTATGCTGAAGTAGTTGTATCACTTTTTCAGGATGCAACCCAAAAGCAAATCACG GACTCAACAGATActgttgaaaatgtttttagtcCCGGGGAAGCGGGATTAACAGTAGAAGTTGATTTATGTAATCAAATTGAGGGCAATGAAACTCAAAATTCCAAAAATGATGACAATAGCAATGAAAATCAAGGGATGATATCTCATTCTCTTGATGATCCTGATAAATTAGGCAAAGCAATGCACATGCCACAACAGAAACCAGAAGAGTTGCCTATTGGGAGAAAGAGAATTCGTAGACCAAGTTCTCTAAAAAACGCAGATGAAGGCTATGATCCTTTCTGGATGTTGGTTGATTGGAGGTCAATGAAATCAggtggtaaaaaaaataaaaacacaaactGTCCAGCAAAAACCAAAATGTCAAAGAATTTGTCACCCAAGCTGGCAGGCAAAAATATCAGCGGCTCCATTTCTCCAAAGCCTAGTAAAATGAAGAAAGAGACTAAAAGATATGAAGGAGTTTCACCGAATAAAACGTTAGAGCCTACTAGTGAAGGAGTGGCTGTGGCGTCGGAGGATGAGGATCAGACTAGAGGCAGCATTGTTAAG AGCCACTTTGGGAAAGGGCATGGGTCTTTGATAAAGGTATCTCCTGTGAAGAAAAGAAGAGAGACTATTCTTTCTGAAGACCTAAAAGAAGACATCGTG CCTGATGGAATACAGAGCCGTGCAGAGAAAGAGCAAGGGTCTTTGACAAAGGCATCTCCCGCGAAGAAATGTAGGAGAAAGGCTATTGTTTCTGATGACCTAAAAGAAGATATCATT AGTCACTCTGAAAAAGAGCAAGGGTCTTTGATGAAGGTATCTCCTGTGAAGAAGAGTAGGAGAAAGGTTATTGTTTCTAAAGACCTAAAAGAAGATATCATG GGCCACTCTGTAAAAGGGCAGGGGTCTTTGACGAACGCATCTCATGTgaagaaaagtaggagaaaggCCATTGTTCCTGAAGGCCCAAAAGAAGATATTGCG AGCCACTCTGGAAAAGGGCAAGGGTCTTTGACAAAGCTGTCTCCTGTgaagaaaagtaggagaaagcCTCATTTTTCTGAAGACCTAAAAGAAGATATTGTG AGCCTCTCTGAAAAAGGGCAAGAGTCTTTGAAGAAGGGATCTCCTGCGAAGAAACGAAGGAGAAAGACTGTTGTTTCTGTAGAGCCAAAAGACAATATCGAG AGCAGTTCTGAAAAAGGGCAATCGTCTTTGACGAAGATGTCTCCTGGGAAGAAAAATAGGAGAAAATCTAGTTTTTCAGTAGACCTAAAAGAAGATATTGCG ACATTGCCTTCTCAATGTAGACCAATGTCTTCGCAAGCTAAATCCCGATCTGCTGAAGTGTGTAAAGAAAACCTAAAAGGAAGCATGCCACGTCCAGGGAAGAG AGCTGCAAGCGAAACTGTTGGTGGAGAGGTGATCGGATGCAGGGTAAAAGTTTGGTGGCCGCTTGATCAAAA GTTTTACAAAGGCAAAATCATGGATTTTTATGACTTAAACAAAACCCACAAG GTCACTTATGATGATGGTGAAACTGAAATATTAGACCTAACAAGTGAACGCTGGGAGCTGCTACGAGACATCAATTTGTCTGCTGAT GAGGAGCCAAAGATTGGTGCAGAGTCTGCAGACCCTAGTCCTAAAGCACAATAA
- the LOC121752401 gene encoding uncharacterized protein LOC121752401 isoform X10, producing MHFLISWLKCKNMSDAGASDASIVEQLKKSLMEYGSELLKPYDCTEVLTERLDKLEHLLSGTPQKYKKLLETFLQPCKEALITRDLIGHSELDVRVSVASCISQIIRITAPDEPYGEVDMKEFFNIANSAFGRFPCMYGRAYSKAVSILHTMSFSESCLMMLDLELHDSILHMFHLFLGGIRTEHPYEVFINMEKIMTTVIHNNVDYDEFSLVLVKTLLNNLRKENQIVAPVSFKLAGNTLKNCSADLKTYLPEAVESLDAPIEDYAEVVVSLFQDATQKQITDSTDTVENVFSPGEAGLTVEVDLCNQIEGNETQNSKNDDNSNENQGMISHSLDDPDKLGKAMHMPQQKPEELPIGRKRIRRPSSLKNADEGYDPFWMLVDWRSMKSGGKKNKNTNCPAKTKMSKNLSPKLAGKNISGSISPKPSKMKKETKRYEGVSPNKTLEPTSEGVAVASEDEDQTRGSIVKSHFGKGHGSLIKVSPVKKRRETILSEDLKEDIVPDGIQSRAEKEQGSLTKASPAKKCRRKAIVSDDLKEDIISHSEKEQGSLMKVSPVKKSRRKVIVSKDLKEDIMGHSVKGQGSLTNASHVKKSRRKAIVPEGPKEDIATLPSQCRPMSSQAKSRSAEVCKENLKGSMPRPGKRAASETVGGEVIGCRVKVWWPLDQKFYKGKIMDFYDLNKTHKVTYDDGETEILDLTSERWELLRDINLSADEEPKIGAESADPSPKAQ from the exons ATGCATTTTCTCATCTCCTGGCTAAAATG CAAAAACATGAGTGATGCTGGTGCCTCAGATGCATCAATTGTTGAGCAGTTGAAGAAATCCCTCATGGAGTATGGGAGTGAGCTTCTTAAACCCTATGATTGTACAGAAGTGCTTACCGAAAGACTTGAT AAATTGGAGCATCTTTTATCAGGTACGCCTCAAAAGTATAAGAAACTGTTGGAGACTTTTCTTCAACCGTGTAAAGAAGCTCTAATTACCAGAGATCTCATAGGACATTCTGAATTGGATGTAAGAGTTTCAGTGGCCTCTTGTATTAGTCAGATCATAAGAATAACAGCACCTGACGAACCTTATGGGGAAGTCGATATGAAG GAGTTTTTCAATATAGCTAACAGTGCTTTTGGGAGGTTTCCTTGCATGTATGGGCGAGCATATTCAAAAGCCGTGTCCATCCTTCATACTATGTCCTTCAGCGAGTCATGTCTCATGATGCTGGACCTCGAGTTGCATGACTCCATTCTTCACATGTTTCACCTATTCCTAGGTGGAATCAG AACCGAACATCCTTATGAAGTCTTCATAAATATGGAGAAAATTATGACGACGGTCATTCATAACAACGTGGACTATGACGAGTTCTCATTGGTGCTTGTTAAGACCCTTCTTAATAATTTGAGGAAGGAGAATCAG atTGTTGCACCAGTTTCTTTCAAGCTGGCGGGGAACACATTGAAGAATTGCTCTGCTGACCTCAAAACATATCTTCCAGAAGCAGTAGAAAGTTTGGATGCTCCTATTGAGGATTATGCTGAAGTAGTTGTATCACTTTTTCAGGATGCAACCCAAAAGCAAATCACG GACTCAACAGATActgttgaaaatgtttttagtcCCGGGGAAGCGGGATTAACAGTAGAAGTTGATTTATGTAATCAAATTGAGGGCAATGAAACTCAAAATTCCAAAAATGATGACAATAGCAATGAAAATCAAGGGATGATATCTCATTCTCTTGATGATCCTGATAAATTAGGCAAAGCAATGCACATGCCACAACAGAAACCAGAAGAGTTGCCTATTGGGAGAAAGAGAATTCGTAGACCAAGTTCTCTAAAAAACGCAGATGAAGGCTATGATCCTTTCTGGATGTTGGTTGATTGGAGGTCAATGAAATCAggtggtaaaaaaaataaaaacacaaactGTCCAGCAAAAACCAAAATGTCAAAGAATTTGTCACCCAAGCTGGCAGGCAAAAATATCAGCGGCTCCATTTCTCCAAAGCCTAGTAAAATGAAGAAAGAGACTAAAAGATATGAAGGAGTTTCACCGAATAAAACGTTAGAGCCTACTAGTGAAGGAGTGGCTGTGGCGTCGGAGGATGAGGATCAGACTAGAGGCAGCATTGTTAAG AGCCACTTTGGGAAAGGGCATGGGTCTTTGATAAAGGTATCTCCTGTGAAGAAAAGAAGAGAGACTATTCTTTCTGAAGACCTAAAAGAAGACATCGTG CCTGATGGAATACAGAGCCGTGCAGAGAAAGAGCAAGGGTCTTTGACAAAGGCATCTCCCGCGAAGAAATGTAGGAGAAAGGCTATTGTTTCTGATGACCTAAAAGAAGATATCATT AGTCACTCTGAAAAAGAGCAAGGGTCTTTGATGAAGGTATCTCCTGTGAAGAAGAGTAGGAGAAAGGTTATTGTTTCTAAAGACCTAAAAGAAGATATCATG GGCCACTCTGTAAAAGGGCAGGGGTCTTTGACGAACGCATCTCATGTgaagaaaagtaggagaaaggCCATTGTTCCTGAAGGCCCAAAAGAAGATATTGCG ACATTGCCTTCTCAATGTAGACCAATGTCTTCGCAAGCTAAATCCCGATCTGCTGAAGTGTGTAAAGAAAACCTAAAAGGAAGCATGCCACGTCCAGGGAAGAG AGCTGCAAGCGAAACTGTTGGTGGAGAGGTGATCGGATGCAGGGTAAAAGTTTGGTGGCCGCTTGATCAAAA GTTTTACAAAGGCAAAATCATGGATTTTTATGACTTAAACAAAACCCACAAG GTCACTTATGATGATGGTGAAACTGAAATATTAGACCTAACAAGTGAACGCTGGGAGCTGCTACGAGACATCAATTTGTCTGCTGAT GAGGAGCCAAAGATTGGTGCAGAGTCTGCAGACCCTAGTCCTAAAGCACAATAA
- the LOC121752401 gene encoding uncharacterized protein LOC121752401 isoform X1 — translation MHFLISWLKCKNMSDAGASDASIVEQLKKSLMEYGSELLKPYDCTEVLTERLDKLEHLLSGTPQKYKKLLETFLQPCKEALITRDLIGHSELDVRVSVASCISQIIRITAPDEPYGEVDMKEFFNIANSAFGRFPCMYGRAYSKAVSILHTMSFSESCLMMLDLELHDSILHMFHLFLGGIRTEHPYEVFINMEKIMTTVIHNNVDYDEFSLVLVKTLLNNLRKENQIVAPVSFKLAGNTLKNCSADLKTYLPEAVESLDAPIEDYAEVVVSLFQDATQKQITDSTDTVENVFSPGEAGLTVEVDLCNQIEGNETQNSKNDDNSNENQGMISHSLDDPDKLGKAMHMPQQKPEELPIGRKRIRRPSSLKNADEGYDPFWMLVDWRSMKSGGKKNKNTNCPAKTKMSKNLSPKLAGKNISGSISPKPSKMKKETKRYEGVSPNKTLEPTSEGVAVASEDEDQTRGSIVKSHFGKGHGSLIKVSPVKKRRETILSEDLKEDIVPDGIQSRAEKEQGSLTKASPAKKCRRKAIVSDDLKEDIISHSEKEQGSLMKVSPVKKSRRKVIVSKDLKEDIMGHSVKGQGSLTNASHVKKSRRKAIVPEGPKEDIAHSDGKQSHSGKGQGSLTKLSPVKKSRRKPHFSEDLKEDIVHPDGIQSLSEKGQESLKKGSPAKKRRRKTVVSVEPKDNIESSSEKGQSSLTKMSPGKKNRRKSSFSVDLKEDIATLPSQCRPMSSQAKSRSAEVCKENLKGSMPRPGKRAASETVGGEVIGCRVKVWWPLDQKFYKGKIMDFYDLNKTHKVTYDDGETEILDLTSERWELLRDINLSADEEPKIGAESADPSPKAQ, via the exons ATGCATTTTCTCATCTCCTGGCTAAAATG CAAAAACATGAGTGATGCTGGTGCCTCAGATGCATCAATTGTTGAGCAGTTGAAGAAATCCCTCATGGAGTATGGGAGTGAGCTTCTTAAACCCTATGATTGTACAGAAGTGCTTACCGAAAGACTTGAT AAATTGGAGCATCTTTTATCAGGTACGCCTCAAAAGTATAAGAAACTGTTGGAGACTTTTCTTCAACCGTGTAAAGAAGCTCTAATTACCAGAGATCTCATAGGACATTCTGAATTGGATGTAAGAGTTTCAGTGGCCTCTTGTATTAGTCAGATCATAAGAATAACAGCACCTGACGAACCTTATGGGGAAGTCGATATGAAG GAGTTTTTCAATATAGCTAACAGTGCTTTTGGGAGGTTTCCTTGCATGTATGGGCGAGCATATTCAAAAGCCGTGTCCATCCTTCATACTATGTCCTTCAGCGAGTCATGTCTCATGATGCTGGACCTCGAGTTGCATGACTCCATTCTTCACATGTTTCACCTATTCCTAGGTGGAATCAG AACCGAACATCCTTATGAAGTCTTCATAAATATGGAGAAAATTATGACGACGGTCATTCATAACAACGTGGACTATGACGAGTTCTCATTGGTGCTTGTTAAGACCCTTCTTAATAATTTGAGGAAGGAGAATCAG atTGTTGCACCAGTTTCTTTCAAGCTGGCGGGGAACACATTGAAGAATTGCTCTGCTGACCTCAAAACATATCTTCCAGAAGCAGTAGAAAGTTTGGATGCTCCTATTGAGGATTATGCTGAAGTAGTTGTATCACTTTTTCAGGATGCAACCCAAAAGCAAATCACG GACTCAACAGATActgttgaaaatgtttttagtcCCGGGGAAGCGGGATTAACAGTAGAAGTTGATTTATGTAATCAAATTGAGGGCAATGAAACTCAAAATTCCAAAAATGATGACAATAGCAATGAAAATCAAGGGATGATATCTCATTCTCTTGATGATCCTGATAAATTAGGCAAAGCAATGCACATGCCACAACAGAAACCAGAAGAGTTGCCTATTGGGAGAAAGAGAATTCGTAGACCAAGTTCTCTAAAAAACGCAGATGAAGGCTATGATCCTTTCTGGATGTTGGTTGATTGGAGGTCAATGAAATCAggtggtaaaaaaaataaaaacacaaactGTCCAGCAAAAACCAAAATGTCAAAGAATTTGTCACCCAAGCTGGCAGGCAAAAATATCAGCGGCTCCATTTCTCCAAAGCCTAGTAAAATGAAGAAAGAGACTAAAAGATATGAAGGAGTTTCACCGAATAAAACGTTAGAGCCTACTAGTGAAGGAGTGGCTGTGGCGTCGGAGGATGAGGATCAGACTAGAGGCAGCATTGTTAAG AGCCACTTTGGGAAAGGGCATGGGTCTTTGATAAAGGTATCTCCTGTGAAGAAAAGAAGAGAGACTATTCTTTCTGAAGACCTAAAAGAAGACATCGTG CCTGATGGAATACAGAGCCGTGCAGAGAAAGAGCAAGGGTCTTTGACAAAGGCATCTCCCGCGAAGAAATGTAGGAGAAAGGCTATTGTTTCTGATGACCTAAAAGAAGATATCATT AGTCACTCTGAAAAAGAGCAAGGGTCTTTGATGAAGGTATCTCCTGTGAAGAAGAGTAGGAGAAAGGTTATTGTTTCTAAAGACCTAAAAGAAGATATCATG GGCCACTCTGTAAAAGGGCAGGGGTCTTTGACGAACGCATCTCATGTgaagaaaagtaggagaaaggCCATTGTTCCTGAAGGCCCAAAAGAAGATATTGCG CATTCTGATGGAAAACAGAGCCACTCTGGAAAAGGGCAAGGGTCTTTGACAAAGCTGTCTCCTGTgaagaaaagtaggagaaagcCTCATTTTTCTGAAGACCTAAAAGAAGATATTGTG CATCCTGATGGAATACAGAGCCTCTCTGAAAAAGGGCAAGAGTCTTTGAAGAAGGGATCTCCTGCGAAGAAACGAAGGAGAAAGACTGTTGTTTCTGTAGAGCCAAAAGACAATATCGAG AGCAGTTCTGAAAAAGGGCAATCGTCTTTGACGAAGATGTCTCCTGGGAAGAAAAATAGGAGAAAATCTAGTTTTTCAGTAGACCTAAAAGAAGATATTGCG ACATTGCCTTCTCAATGTAGACCAATGTCTTCGCAAGCTAAATCCCGATCTGCTGAAGTGTGTAAAGAAAACCTAAAAGGAAGCATGCCACGTCCAGGGAAGAG AGCTGCAAGCGAAACTGTTGGTGGAGAGGTGATCGGATGCAGGGTAAAAGTTTGGTGGCCGCTTGATCAAAA GTTTTACAAAGGCAAAATCATGGATTTTTATGACTTAAACAAAACCCACAAG GTCACTTATGATGATGGTGAAACTGAAATATTAGACCTAACAAGTGAACGCTGGGAGCTGCTACGAGACATCAATTTGTCTGCTGAT GAGGAGCCAAAGATTGGTGCAGAGTCTGCAGACCCTAGTCCTAAAGCACAATAA